One segment of Trypanosoma brucei brucei TREU927 chromosome 8, complete sequence DNA contains the following:
- a CDS encoding ADP-ribosylation factor, putative, producing the protein MGQSKTKLQVVMCGLDNSGKTTIINQVKPAQSSSKHITATVGYNVETFEKGRVAFTVFDMGGAKKFRGLWETYYDNIDAVIFVVDSSDHLRLCVVKSEIQAMLKHEDIRRELPGGGRVPFLFFANKMDAAGAKTAAELVEILDLTTLMGDHPFVIFASNALKGTGVHEGFSWLQETASRQSGKAGTKRG; encoded by the coding sequence ATGGGACAATCCAAAACGAAGCTGCAAGTCGTCATGTGCGGGCTAGATAACAGTGGGAAAACTACAATTATTAACCAAGTGAAACCAGCACAGTCATCTAGCAAGCATATCACTGCCACTGTAGGATACAATGTTGAAACTTTCGAAAAGGGTCGTGTGGCCTTCACCGTCTTTGACATGGGTGGTGCGAAGAAGTTCCGCGGGTTGTGGGAGACATACTACGACAATATTGATGCGGTCATATTTGTTGTAGATAGCAGCGACCACTTGCGGCTTTGCGTAGTGAAGTCGGAGATTCAGGCCATGCTCAAGCACGAGGACATCAGACGTGAGCTACCGGGTGGCGGTCGGGTGccgtttctattttttgccAATAAAATGGATGCTGCCGGTGCCAAAACGGCCGCGGAACTTGTGGAAATTTTGGATCTTACGACTCTGATGGGGGACCATCCGTTTGTTATATTTGCCTCGAATGCACTGAAAGGAACAGGTGTGCACGAAGGTTTCAGTTGGCTTCAGGAGACTGCGTCGCGACAGAGTGGCAAAGCTGGGACGAAGAGGGGCTGA
- a CDS encoding 69 kDa paraflagellar rod protein (similar to SP:P22225: PFR1_TRYBB 69 kDa paraflagellar rod protein (69 kDa PFR protein) (PFR-A/PFR-B). {Trypanosoma brucei brucei} (PMID:2793936) Part of a PFR array. Number of copies uncertain. Overlapping BACs RPCI93-4A8 and RPCI93-25L5 contains different number of repeats, three and five, respectively.), whose product MSGKEVEGVVSPADQQQPAVPEVTDITLEAARKQKIHNLKLKTACLSNEEYVQDLHVSEWSETQKQKLQAAHEKAHELLASVEGGTKWSLTEAYDIKKLMRVCGLEMSVRELYKPEDKPQFMEIVALKKTMNELKQHHNKTRTVSFTGMIDNAIAKLEKIEDELRRSQLDASEMAQVPVAALKNIEDTMNVAVVQTALLGNEEQIKAQLAAVEKANEIRNVAIADGEMAIAEEQYYIKAQLLEHLVELVADKFRIIGQTEDENKSFSKIHEVQKKSFQESASIKDAKRRLKQHCEDDLRNLHDAIQKADLEDAEAMKRFATQKEKSERFIHENLDKQDEAWRRIQELERVLQRLGTERFEEVKRRIEENDREEKRKVEYQQFLDVCGQHKKLLELSVYNCDLALRCMGMLEEIVAEGCSAVKSRHDKTNDELSDLRLQVHQEYLEAFRRLYKTLGQLVYKKEKRLEEIDRNIRTTHIQLEFAIETFDPNAKLHSDKKKDLYKLRAQVEEELEMLKDKMAQALEMFGPTEDALNQAGIDFVHPAEEVESGNMDRRSKMVEYRAHLAKQEEVKIAAEREELKRSKMLQSQQYRGRTMPQITQ is encoded by the coding sequence ATGAGCGGAAAGGAAGTTGAAGGTGTTGTGAGTCCTGCGGACCAGCAGCAGCCAGCCGTCCCGGAGGTAACAGATATCACGCTGGAGGCCGCCCGCAAGCAGAAAATTCACAACCTGAAGTTGAAGACCGCCTGCCTTTCGAATGAGGAATATGTCCAGGACCTGCACGTATCCGAGTGGAGTGAGACGCAGAAGCAGAAGCTGCAGGCTGCACACGAGAAAGCGCATGAATTGCTTGCCTCAGTGGAGGGTGGGACGAAGTGGAGCCTGACAGAGGCGTATGACATCAAGAAGCTGATGCGCGTCTGTGGTCTTGAGATGTCTGTGCGTGAACTGTACAAGCCGGAGGACAAGCCACAGTTCATGGAGATTGTTGCACTCAAGAAGACAATGAACGAACTGAAGCAACATCACAACAAGACTCGCACGGTGTCTTTCACCGGCATGATCGACAATGCCATCGCCAAACTGGAGAAAATCGAAGACGAACTGCGCCGGTCCCAGCTCGACGCTTCTGAGATGGCGCAAGTTCCTGTGGCTGCACTGAAGAATATTGAGGACACGATGAACGTGGCTGTTGTGCAGACGGCTCTTCTTGGGAACGAGGAGCAGATCAAAGCCCAACTTGCAGCCGTTGAGAAGGCGAACGAAATCCGTAATGTTGCCATTGCCGATGGTGAGATGGCGATTGCTGAGGAACAGTATTACATTAAGGCGCAGCTGTTGGAGCACCTTGTGGAGCTTGTGGCCGACAAGTTTCGCATCATTGGGCAAACTGAGGATGAGAATAAGAGCTTCAGTAAGATCCACGAGGTACAGAAGAAGTCATTTCAGGAATCTGCCTCAATCAAGGACGCGAAGCGCCGCCTTAAGCAACACTGCGAGGACGACCTACGTAACCTTCACGATGCCATCCAGAAAGCTGACTTGGAGGACGCCGAAGCCATGAAACGGTTCGCCACGCAGAAGGAGAAGTCGGAGCGGTTCATCCACGAGAACCTCGACAAACAGGACGAGGCATGGCGTCGCATTCAGGAACTGGAGCGCGTGTTGCAGCGCCTTGGGACGGAGCGTTTTGAAGAGGTGAAGCGCCGTATTGAGGAGAACGACCGCGAGGAGAAGCGTAAGGTGGAGTACCAACAGTTCCTCGATGTATGTGGCCAGCATAAAAAGCTGCTGGAACTGTCTGTGTACAACTGCGACCTTGCGCTTCGCTGCATGGGTATGCTGGAGGAGATCGTAGCCGAGGGCTGCAGTGCCGTCAAGTCACGCCATGACAAGACGAACGATGAGTTGTCTGACCTTCGGCTGCAGGTGCACCAGGAGTACCTGGAGGCATTCCGTCGCCTGTACAAAACTCTTGGCCAGCTTGtgtacaagaaagaaaagcgcCTGGAGGAGATTGATCGCAACATCCGCACCACACACATTCAACTGGAGTTTGCCATTGAGACCTTTGACCCCAACGCGAAACTACACTCcgacaagaagaaagacCTATACAAACTTCGTGCgcaggtggaggaagagtTGGAGATGCTGAAGGACAAGATGGCGCAGGCGTTGGAGATGTTTGGACCTACTGAGGATGCGCTGAACCAGGCTGGTATCGATTTTGTTCACCCTGCTGAGGAGGTTGAGTCCGGCAACATGGATCGCCGCAGCAAGATGGTGGAGTACCGTGCACACCTGGcgaagcaggaggaggtgaagattGCCGCGGAGCGCGAGGAGCTGAAACGATCTAAGATGCTCCAGAGCCAGCAGTACCGCGGCCGCACGATGCCGCAGATCACTCAGTAG
- a CDS encoding DNA-directed RNA polymerase I largest subunit (similar to SP:P16355: RPA1_TRYBB DNA-directed RNA polymerase I largest subunit (EC 2.7.7.6). {Trypanosoma brucei brucei}(PMID:2542092)), protein MSLITDFPFHAYLGDLKTRRVMGAKDAVSLSLLASEDMSGIAFVEVRTRAGQEDRSAPWRPVVRNGENHATFYDTRMGNFDANPFPPQTCQTCAASLTGKYGNERCHGHFGFVGMPRIRPGSAHSDSDRLVVLNPHLAMDADRLFRAKCFFCHKFRAPTFDVERFRQALVLADHGLPGDALHLLDTVPTAKGHDAMLNHRRMANEEIVNDVSILQSYVDRILRQRASGCSEEDAKARVTMAQKGTVDVRNDICNMAISHLRSFSGPCSHCTAISPTFLKRGGIIFFLFRKSNLVTNIAKGFLTQQEVSEWEAVNRLHGRTGTYFDGRQMLFHMKNLFAKEQAILGLLYPNLGEPSVFTKTNKVVPASERYKLFFLDRILVPPLPLRLSSGVRVNDNGLIIPDEQTRALSDILGFVEQIECFHTLSANSTNGRSFITDAQRAVNESNLRNLQQKVDEFYAEIINSFAKKEGLFRMNMMGKRVNQACRSVISPDPFVEPNEVLLPRPLARALSFPEQVTCFAPARMNLLKHCVVNGPRKYPGATHIELRHANGEIRSVDLNVPEQTRRQHAARFFAMAQSGVTLIVYRHILNGDRVIFNRQPTLHKPSMMGYRVKVLSGSKTIRFHYVNGNSFNADFDGDEMNVHVPQSIETRAEVETLMDANINYLVPTSGRPIRGLIQDHVAAGVLVTLRDKFFDHSTFVQLVYNGVGPYIQENVGITLAELIPIPAILMPRPMWTGKQLISVMVRFSSGLSAASDCGREIEGGITLKGTSQIQPSAFDRIPAGSCDAVRVKSGAVVDSTVMFANSELITGFMCKKQLGASNMSAPHHVYELYGPHRTGQLFAAFGRVLLLALRKEGLSLAMDDMFLVDEERRCDLLRKLDDIALDVPDEEATAAPMIADYATKIQQEFVPQRMLVPFPKNHLLLMTISGAKGSNLNATQMSLQLGQQLFDGLRVKRMNSSKTLPSFFTNEKRARSFGFAMGSFASGIRPAEYTIHAMAGRDGLIDTAVKTSRSGHLQRCLIKGLESLVVHWDRTVRDSNGSVIQFMYGGDGLDPCKASTLTAWEMMKDNVVDVSKRFGGDASESVAGAEDGAAAGLEEMRNEDGKPTTEAVQNAHMEQQLSTYPLPASLDKSLSEYLCKKADFPLFRKVSTLARWDAKQQLKERLQQRRQKWVGAFEKTLADITARRRLWALCEPGEPVGLLAAQAAGEPSTQMTLNTFHTAGSTVSHVTEGIPRLRELLIYASVNKAAVVVPVTNATEEDEKVIAKMLRAGVAAKLTDCLAKVTDGAGGQSASSSMQRNLNTGFGKGYHYHVARGRTGMVITVSFLFSRSCLEELRKRMCMSPSEHRQSFTEALKNVVRLIMRSLSAVPREKESGDGSGNTGGMKGGSGRADRKRKRSGPDDGGGPLGGTFGDEIMRIEEGTDSDDGMSERSSIGGGRAGSEVSSLHSDGTDTRGIAGSDTGGPQRRRGSVESGRGDDASDSEAADPDLYARRSGSPARDAEDGDEMQDRDGTDWGGTSMQGVVGYDNFPEIHMSFTKSNFGAVIAPLSTAAAARDGVVQLHEDFFIVNAVLRTPSDVIAVIPDVVDNALEAQRMPSWLPQFGSLTFTRLKDKGSGQLVFQGPGSTMRNVMSFLSLFTVGIKSIKLHQACSTDIRDMGTYFGIESGYAALYDELNKLFNRYNVDPRHLSLIADTSTHRGRWENFNFTGVISTSASPLFQMTFASSKRWLHRAVSRGMSDDLESFSSAIMVGERPRVGTASVRLSTDTAILRDVLERNFA, encoded by the coding sequence ATGTCGCTCATTACAGACTTTCCATTCCATGCTTACTTGGGTGACCTGAAGACCCGCCGTGTGATGGGCGCCAAGGACGCCGTGTCCCTGTCTCTGCTTGCATCTGAGGATATGTCGGGGATCGCTTTCGTGGAGGTTCGCACGCGTGCCGGCCAGGAGGATCGTTCGGCACCTTGGCGTCCAGTTGTAAGAAATGGTGAGAATCACGCCACATTCTACGACACTCGAATGGGTAACTTCGACGCTAACCCGTTTCCACCACAGACATGTCAAACGTGCGCAGCGAGCTTGACAGGAAAGTACGGCAATGAACGTTGTCACGGTCACTTTGGATTTGTTGGAATGCCGCGTATCCGCCCAGGCAGTGCGCATTCGGACTCCGATCGCCTTGTCGTTTTGAATCCGCACCTCGCGATGGATGCAGATCGTTTGTTCCGAGCGAAATGCTTCTTTTGTCACAAGTTTCGAGCACCAACATTTGATGTCGAACGATTCCGCCAGGCACTGGTTCTGGCCGACCATGGTTTACCAGGAGATGCGCTGCATCTTCTCGACACAGTGCCAACAGCGAAGGGTCACGATGCTATGCTGAACCACAGGCGCATGGCAAATGAGGAAATCGTCAACGATGTATCCATCCTTCAGTCGTATGTTGATCGTATCTTAAGGCAGCGCGCTAGTGGATGCAGTGAGGAGGATGCGAAAGCAAGAGTGACTATGGCACAGAAGGGAACTGTGGACGTTCGCAATGACATTTGCAACATGGCGATTAGTCATCTAAGATCATTCAGTGGTCCTTGTAGCCACTGCACTGCTATTTCTCCGACCTTCTTGAAGCGCGGcggtattattttctttttattcagGAAATCGAATCTTGTGACAAACATTGCCAAAGGATTCCTTACCCAGCAAGAGGTATCTGAGTGGGAGGCTGTCAACCGGCTGCATGGGAGGACTGGAACATATTTTGATGGTCGTCAAATGCTTTTTCATATGAAAAACCTATTCGCAAAAGAGCAAGCTATCCTTGGTTTGCTGTACCCAAATCTTGGTGAACCGTCGGTTTTCACCAAAACCAACAAGGTTGTCCCAGCGAGTGAAAGGTACAAACTGTTCTTTTTGGACCGTATTCTCGTACCGCCATTACCCCTGAGGCTTTCGTCAGGCGTGAGAGTAAATGATAATGGTTTGATAATACCCGACGAGCAAACACGTGCTCTTTCCGATATATTGGGGTTTGTTGAGCAGATTGAGTGCTTCCACACATTGAGTGCTAATTCTACAAACGGGCGTAGTTTCATCACCGATGCGCAGAGGGCTGTGAATGAGTCGAACCTCCGCAACCTTCAACAAAAAGTGGATGAGTTTTATGCAGAAATCATAAATAGCTTTGCGAAGAAGGAGGGTCTCTTCCGCATGAATATGATGGGAAAGCGTGTCAATCAGGCCTGCCGTTCGGTTATTTCGCCTGATCCATTCGTTGAACCGAACGAAGTGCTTTTACCAAGACCACTAGCCCGTGCTTTGTCGTTTCCTGAGCAAGTTACTTGTTTCGCACCAGCTCGCATGAATCTGTTGAAACACTGCGTTGTGAACGGGCCACGTAAATACCCCGGCGCCACACACATTGAGCTTCGTCATGCCAACGGTGAGATCCGTTCTGTTGACCTTAATGTACCCGAGCAGACACGGCGGCAGCATGCTGCAAGGTTTTTTGCGATGGCCCAGAGTGGTGTGACGTTAATCGTTTATCGGCACATTCTTAATGGTGATCGCGTTATATTCAATCGCCAACCCACACTCCATAAACCGAGTATGATGGGGTATCGCGTGAAGGTACTTTCAGGGTCCAAAACTATTCGCTTTCACTACGTGAATGGTAACTCCTTTAACGCAGACTTCGATGGTGATGAAATGAACGTTCACGTTCCGCAAAGCATTGAGACGCGGGCCGAGGTTGAAACGCTGATGGACGCAAACATCAACTACCTTGTGCCGACGTCTGGCAGACCGATCCGTGGTCTTATACAGGATCATGTGGCGGCAGGCGTTTTGGTAACGTTGCGCGACAAGTTCTTTGATCACTCCACCTTTGTGCAACTGGTGTACAATGGCGTCGGTCCATACATTCAGGAAAACGTTGGCATAACTCTTGCTGAACTTATTCCCATTCCAGCAATTCTCATGCCTCGGCCAATGTGGACTGGAAAACAGCTGATATCTGTGATGGTTCGGTTTTCTAGTGGATTGTCTGCCGCAAGCGACTGTGGACGGGAGATAGAGGGCGGAATCACACTCAAAGGCACTTCACAAATCCAACCCAGCGCATTTGACAGAATACCGGCGGGTAGCTGCGACGCAGTGCGTGTGAAATCCGGGGCAGTGGTTGATTCTACTGTCATGTTTGCGAACAGTGAGCTAATTACCGGATTCATGTGTAAGAAGCAGCTTGGAGCCTCTAATATGTCTGCCCCCCACCATGTCTATGAGCTTTACGGGCCACATAGGACGGGACAGTTGTTCGCTGCTTTTGGCCGTGTTCTCCTGCTGGCTCTACGAAAGGAGGGTCTTTCTCTTGCGATGGACGATATGTTCCTCGTTGATGAAGAGCGCCGATGCGACTTGCTTAGGAAGCTTGATGATATAGCGTTGGATGTTCCAGATGAAGAGGCCACTGCTGCACCGATGATTGCAGATTATGCAACAAAGATTCAGCAGGAGTTTGTTCCGCAGCGCATGCTGGTGCCCTTCCCAAAGAATCATCTTCTTCTGATGACTATTTCAGGTGCGAAAGGGAGCAACCTGAACGCCACACAAATGTCACTGCAGTTGGGCCAGCAGCTGTTCGATGGACTGCGCGTTAAGCGTATGAACTCTTCCAAGACGCTTCCGTCCTTCTTCACTAATGAAAAGCGTGCCCGGTCCTTTGGGTTTGCTATGGGTTCCTTCGCCTCAGGGATCAGACCAGCCGAGTATACCATTCATGCAATGGCTGGTCGCGACGGCCTTATTGATACCGCTGTGAAAACCTCCCGTTCTGGTCACTTGCAACGCTGCCTCATCAAAGGTCTCGAAAGCCTTGTGGTCCATTGGGACCGTACGGTGCGTGACTCCAACGGCAGCGTTATCCAATTTATGTATGGGGGTGACGGACTTGACCCGTGCAAGGCTTCTACGCTTACGGCGTGGGAGATGATGAAGGATAACGTAGTTGATGTTTCCAAGCGATTCGGAGGAGATGCCTCAGAAAGTGTTGCCGGTGCCGAGGATGGCGCGGCGGCAGGGTTGGAGGAGATGCGAAACGAAGATGGAAAGCCCACGACTGAGGCCGTGCAAAATGCGCATATGGAGCAGCAACTATCCACGTATCCTCTTCCGGCCTCACTCGACAAGAGTTTGTCTGAGTATCTGTGCAAAAAAGCAGATTTCCCGCTCTTCCGCAAGGTGTCGACGCTAGCCCGTTGGGATGCGAAACAGCAGCTAAAAGAGAGGTTACAGCAAAGGCGCCAGAAGTGGGTTGGTGCCTTCGAAAAAACGCTTGCAGACATTACTGCCCGCAGGCGTCTGTGGGCATTGTGCGAACCCGGTGAGCCCGTTGGCCTCCTTGCAGCGCAAGCAGCTGGTGAGCCGTCAACACAGATGACCCTCAACACATTCCACACTGCTGGTTCAACTGTCTCCCACGTGACGGAGGGTATTCCTCGACTCCGCGAGTTACTGATCTACGCCTCCGTTAATAAGGCGGCTGTTGTTGTACCCGTTACTAATGCTACAGAGGAAGACGAGAAAGTAATCGCCAAAATGCTTCGTGCAGGTGTCGCCGCAAAACTGACCGACTGTCTCGCGAAGGTCACAGATGGCGCTGGTGGCCAAAGCGCTTCCAGCTCGATGCAGCGGAACTTAAACACTGGCTTTGGTAAGGGCTACCACTATCACGTTGCGCGAGGCCGCACTGGTATGGTGATTACGGTGTCTTTCCTGTTTTCGCGCTCGTGTTTGGAGGAGTTGCGTAAGCGCATGTGTATGTCACCATCTGAACATCGACAATCTTTTACTGAAGCACTAAAGAATGTTGTGCGGCTCATCATGAGGTCACtgagcgccgttccacgcgAGAAGGAAAGCGGTGACGGTTCAGGGAACACTGGAGGGAtgaaagggggaagtggGCGCGCCGACAGGAAGAGAAAGCGATCAGGCCCGGACGATGGCGGTGGTCCTCTTGGGGGTACTTTCGGAGACGAAATTATGCGCATTGAAGAGGGAACCGATTCTGATGATGGCATGAGCGAGAGGAGCAGTATAGGTGGGGGTCGGGCTGGCTCGGAGGTCTCATCTCTACACTCGGATGGAACCGATACCAGGGGCATAGCAGGAAGCGATACGGGCGGGCCGCAGCGACGGAGGGGCTCTGTTGAAAGTGGCCGCGGTGACGATGCTTCTGACAGTGAGGCAGCTGACCCCGACTTATATGCCAGACGAAGTGGCTCTCCGGCGAGGGATGCGGAGGATGGAGATGAGATGCAGGATCGGGACGGCACGGATTGGGGAGGAACGTCGATGCAAGGTGTGGTGGGATATGACAACTTCCCAGAGATTCACATGAGTTTCACCAAGTCAAATTTCGGTGCTGTTATTGCTCCCCTTAGTACTGCTGCAGCGGCCCGAGATGGGGTTGTGCAACTACACGAAGACTTTTTCATAGTTAATGCTGTGCTGCGCACGCCCTCGGACGTCATTGCCGTCATTCCGGACGTTGTGGATAATGCTTTGGAGGCGCAGAGAATGCCCTCGTGGTTACCTCAATTCGGGTCCCTCACTTTCACTCGACTGAAAGATAAAGGATCTGGCCAGCTTGTTTTCCAAGGACCTGGCTCGACAATGCGGAATGTGatgtctttcctttcccttttcaccGTTGGCATAAAATCGATAAAACTTCACCAAGCTTGCTCCACTGATATTCGGGATATGGGAACATACTTCGGCATTGAGTCTGGATACGCTGCGCTTTACGATGAGCTCAATAAACTATTCAACCGCTACAATGTCGACCCGCGGCACTTGTCGCTCATCGCCGATACGTCTACCCACCGAGGGCGATGGGAGAACTTCAATTTCACTGGTGTCATATCAACGAGCGCGAGCCCACTGTTTCAGATGACATTTGCCTCGTCGAAGCGCTGGTTGCACAGAGCGGTGAGTCGGGGAATGAGTGACGACCTCGAGTCCTTTAGTTCTGCCATCATGGTGGGGGAACGCCCTCGTGTGGGAACGGCGTCCGTGCGGCTCTCGACTGATACGGCGATTTTGCGGGATGTGCTCGAGAGGAACTTTGCATAA
- a CDS encoding trafficking protein particle complex subunit 3, putative: MSQQRQVAAKLGEVAFDSGEKASAEFFAITYGALVQQMITDLPQADDVEVVNQQLDTMGRRIGSRLVEEYSARSGAPACRTFAQAADAVAIVGIKMFLNVNATVQPAEESGGDTFTLTFADNPLALFVELPEGPVRQRLWYSNVICGVIVGALSMVGFIAEATFVRDTLRGDATNEILLSFKGREKETFKVEQ; this comes from the coding sequence ATGTCCCAACAGCGGCAGGTTGCTGCCAAATTGGGTGAAGTGGCCTTCGATAGTGGCGAGAAGGCAAGCGCTGAATTTTTCGCCATTACGTACGGCGCGCTTGTCCAGCAGATGATTACGGACCTTCCCCAAGCCGATGATGTAGAGGTTGTCAATCAGCAACTGGACACGATGGGCCGGCGGATTGGCTCGCGACTGGTGGAAGAATACAGCGCCCGGAGCGGCGCCCCCGCCTGTCGCACGTTTGCGCAAGCGGCAGATGCTGTTGCAATTGTAGGAATAAAAATGTTTCTTAATGTTAACGCAACGGTACAACCTGCGGAGGAAAGTGGGGGTGACACATTTACGTTAACTTTTGCAGATAACCCGCTTGCGCTCTTTGTGGAACTGCCTGAGGGTCCTGTGCGTCAGCGCTTGTGGTATTCGAATGTTATTTGTGGTGTTATTGTCGGTGCGCTTTCTATGGTAGGGTTTATTGCAGAAGCGACGTTTGTAAGGGACACCCTGCGCGGTGATGCAACGAATGAGATACTACTGTCCTTCaaggggagggagaaggaaacCTTTAAGGTTGAACAATAG